The Aythya fuligula isolate bAytFul2 chromosome 7, bAytFul2.pri, whole genome shotgun sequence genome has a window encoding:
- the DDIT4 gene encoding DNA damage-inducible transcript 4 protein, with product MAGLWERLAGGDRARMESSDCESLGSASGSEGEPDSADQASLPDLDLLLHDPEDEVLCAELLELVQATLGKAPLGARRCSRLLMPAQLVAQVRTELLRLACSEPCGLRGALLDLCVEHGKACHDVGHIAVDPAVVPTFQLTLVLRLDSRLWPKIQGLFASGPAFTPGFSQALKLSTGFRVIKKKLYSSEQLLVEEC from the exons ATGGCCGGGCTGTGGGAGCGGCTGGCGGGCGGCGACAGGGCCCGCATGGAGAGCTCCGACTGCGAGTCGCTGGGCAGCGCCTCCGGCTCGGAGGGAG AGCCTGACTCGGCTGACCAGGCCTCGCTGCCGGACCTGGACCTGCTGCTGCACGACCCCGAGGACGAGGTGCTGTGCgccgagctgctggagctggtgcaGGCCACCCTGGGCAAGGCGCCGCTGGGCGCCCGGCGCTGCTCGCGCCTGCTGATGCCGGCCCAGCTCGTGGCGCAGGTGAGGACGGAGCTGCTGCGCCTGGCCTGCAGCGAGCCCTGCGGGCTGCGCGGGGCCCTCCTCGACCTCTGCGTGGAGCACGGCAAGGCCTGCCACGATGTGGGGCACATCGCCGTGGACCCCGCCGTGGTGCCCACCTTCCAGCTCACCCTGGTGCTGCGCCTGGACTCGCGCCTCTGGCCCAAGATCCAGGGACTCTTCGCCTCGGGGCCGGCCTTCACCCCGGGCTTCAGCCAGGCCTTGAAGCTGAGCACGGGCTTCAGGGTCATCAAGAAGAAGCTGTACAGCTCCGAGCAGCTGCTGGTCGAGGAGTGCTGA
- the DNAJB12 gene encoding dnaJ homolog subfamily B member 12 translates to MEGNREEAERCVGIALAAARAGQPERARRFLLKAQRLYPTPRGRALLEELDKEQQAAGAQPDPSPGPNPGPGPGGRPGSGGEAAGEAPRGYTRDQADAVRRVKQCKDYYEILGVNREASDEDLKKAYRKLALKFHPDKNHAPGATEAFKAIGNAYAVLSNPEKRKQYDQYGDEKLNPARHGHSHADFHRGFEADISPEDLFNMFFGGGFPSSNVHVYSNGRMRYTYHQRQDRREHQGDGGLGLFVQLMPILILIIVSALSQMMVSSPPYSLSQRPSVGHVHRRVTEHLKVVYYVAENFAEEYTGTNLKNVERSVEDDYIANLRNNCWKEKQQKEGLLYRARYFGDSELYQRAQKMGTPSCSRLSDVQASLHG, encoded by the exons ATGGAGGGGAACCGGGAGGAGGCGGAGCGCTGCGTCGGCATCGCGCTGGCGGCCGCCAGGGCCGGGCAGCCCGAGCGGGCCCGGCGCTTCCTGCTGAAGGCGCAGCGCCTCTACCCCACGCCCCGCGGCCGCG ccctgctggaggagctggacaAGGAGCAGCAGGCGGCGGGGGCCCAGCCCgaccccagccccggccccaaccccggccccggccccggggggcggccgggcagcggcggggaggcggcgggggaggCGCCGCGGGGCTACACGCGGGACCAGGCGGACGCCGTCAGGAG GGTAAAGCAGTGCAAAGATTACTACGAAATTCTGGGAGTCAACAGAGAAGCTTCGGACGAGGACTTGAAGAAGGCTTACCGAAAACTGGCGCTGAAGTTCCACCCCGATAAGAACCACGCGCCAGGGGCCACCGAGGCCTTTAAAG CCATTGGCAACGCCTACGCGGTGTTGAGCAACCCGGAGAAGAGGAAGCAATACGACCAGTACGGGGACGAGAAGCTCAACCCCGCTCGGCACGGACACAGTCACGCAGACTTCCACCGCGGCTTCGAGGCGGACATCTCCCCCGAGGACCTCTTCAACATGTTCTTCGGGGGTGGATTCCCCTCCA GTAACGTCCACGTGTACAGCAACGGCAGGATGCGATACACCTACCACCAGAGGCAGGACAGGCGAGAGCACCAGGGGGAT GGTGGCCTGGGGCTGTTTGTCCAGCTGATGCCCATCCTCATCCTGATCATCGTGTCTGCGCTCAGCCAGATGATGGTCTCCAGCCCTCCCTACAGCCTGAGCCAGAGGCC GTCCGTGGGTCACGTACACaggagggtgacggagcaccTGAAAGTCGTCTACTACGTGGCTGAGAACTTCGCCGAGGAGTACACGGGCACCAACCTGAAGAACGTGGAGAGGAGCGTGGAGGACGACTACATCGCCAACCTGCGGAACAACTgctggaaggagaagcagcaga AGGAAGGCCTGCTGTACCGGGCGCGCTACTTCGGGGACTCGGAGCTGTACCAGCGGGCGCAGAAGATGGgcacccccagctgcagcagactGTCAGACGTACAGGCCTCTCTGCACGGATAG